The following coding sequences lie in one Apium graveolens cultivar Ventura chromosome 3, ASM990537v1, whole genome shotgun sequence genomic window:
- the LOC141712021 gene encoding uncharacterized protein LOC141712021, with product MSHTVFQTVYVSPIPACNKPLLSSKPLLPARISFFRPIRVPIKLRISRCVVKACSSSSVVDDDAIKGLERCLASDLSATTSSSGVMYGPVMKGGQQYGAFGGATTLEKSKLDLTQKQTKSSPELAIGGGGGNIGKSINFGGGDGGDDNGDDDDYFDDFDEDDDGDDGGLFRRRMVLPELFDRELIKAVLNEWQKTMIDLPAGIRQACEMGLVSTAQMVKYLAINARPTATRAISRTLPQGLSRGFIGRMIADPAFLHRLLFEQASTFGCAVWWEFKNRKERIKQEWDLALINVLTVTACNAIVVWTLAPCRSYGNTFRFDLQNTLQKLPNNIFEKSYPLREFDMQKRIHSFFYKAAELCMVGLTAGAAQGALSNLVASKKEGRLSVTIPSVSTNALGYGAFLGLYANLRYQLLCGFDKAVVHHFDVIGVALVFGTALRLLNTQLGETSRLAWLGVEVDPLALSENRFRAYSRPSEAVDQSSSSKWLISKNPVVSGLGLLGIKQGQSDSVPEGEAPPPKARRKRVVRKKVSAT from the exons ATGTCTCACACAGTATTTCAAACAGTGTATGTTTCTCCAATTCCAGCTTGTAACAAGCCGTTATTATCTTCAAAACCTCTATTGCCGGCGAGAATCTCGTTTTTCCGGCCAATTAGGGTTCCGATTAAGCTCCGGATAAGTCGTTGCGTTGTCAAAGCTTGTTCGTCGTCGTCGGTTGTTGATGATGACGCGATTAAAGGGTTGGAGAGGTGTTTGGCGAGTGATTTATCGGCGACGACGTCTTCGTCGGGGGTTATGTATGGTCCGGTTATGAAGGGAGGGCAGCAGTATGGAGCGTTTGGTGGTGCGACTACGTTGGAGAAATCGAAACTCGATTTGACGCAGAAGCAGACTAAGTCTAGTCCTGAG CTTGCAATTGGCGGAGGTGGTGGTAATATTGGGAAAAGCATTAATTTTGGTGGTGGTGATGGAGGAGACGACAATGGTGATGATGATGACTACTTTGATGACTTTGACGAGGATGATGATGGTGACGACGGTGGCCTGTTTAGGAGAAGGATGGTTCTTCCAGAG CTGTTCGATAGGGAACTTATTAAAGCTGTATTGAACGAATGGCAGAAGACAATGATAGATTTGCCTGCAGGAATTCGTCAGGCCTGTGAAATG GGTTTAGTGAGCACTGCACAGATGGTAAAATATCTAGCAATAAATGCAAGGCCAACTGCTACTCGGGCAATTTCTCGCACACTTCCTCAAGGATTGTCTAGGGGGTTTATTGGAAG GATGATAGCAGATCCTGCGTTTTTACACAGGCTCCTCTTTGAGCAAGCATCTACATTTGGTTGTGCAGTCTGGTGGGAGTTCAAAAATCGCAAGGAAAG GATAAAGCAGGAATGGGATCTTGCACTTATCAATGTTCTGACTGTAACAGCTTGCAATGCTATAGTTGTTTGGACGCTTGCCCCTTGTCGTTCATATGGGAACACATTCCGTTTTGATCTACAGAATACACTGCAAAAGCTTCCAAATAATATATTTGAAAAGAGCTATCCGCTCAGAGAATTTGACATGCAAAAGAGAATCCACTCATTCTTCTACAAAGCTGCGGAATTGTGTATGGTTGGGTTAACTGCTGGAGCAGCCCAGGGTGCTTTGTCAAACCTCGTTGCTAGCAAAAAGGAGGGAAG GTTATCTGTGACAATTCCATCTGTTAGTACCAATGCTCTTGGTTATGGAGCTTTCCTCGGTCTGTATGCGAACCTGCGTTATCAGCTGTTGTGCGGATTTGACAAGGCCGTGGTCCACCATTTTGATGTTATCGGTGTAGCATTGGTTTTTGGCACAGCTTTGAG GTTGTTGAATACTCAGTTAGGTGAGACATCTCGGTTGGCCTGGCTTGGGGTTGAAGTTGATCCACTAGCTCTGTCAGAAAACCGCTTCAGGGCATACAGTAGACCATCTGAAGCTGTTGATCAGTCCTCTTCATCAAAATGGTTGATCTCCAAGAATCCTGTTGTATCTGGGCTTGGGCTACTTGGCATCAAACAGGGACAAAGTGATTCTGTTCCCGAGGGGGAGGCACCACCTCCCAAGGCTCGGAGAAAGAGAGTAGTTAGGAAGAAGGTCTCGGCAACCTGA